From Bacteroidota bacterium:
GAATTCTACTATGCCTTTTGCCATGTTTATTCCGGGGTTTAATGGATATTTAACTACTCGCTATTTAACTATCGAGGACGATTGGCGCGACAGAGCGGTGTTCAAGTATTTGCCAAATAATATTCGTTCGGTAAAAGTTCAGTTTGCAGAAGATGCAGAACAATCTTTTGAAGTAAAAAATGATGGCAACAATTCATTTTCTGTTGTTGAGTTGCAAACGCAAAAGCCTGTTGCCAACTTCGATACCATTGCTGTAAAACAGTATTTAAGCTATTTTCAAAACATTCACTACGAAGCGCTTGCCAATAATTTTGCAAAAAAGGATTCTGTTTTAGCAGCGCCACATTATGCCATTATTTCGGTAACGGATAATAAAAACAGCGTAAATAAAATTAAGCTGTTTAAAATGACTGCCGAGAAAGGGAGGGTAAATGTATATGGAGAACCATTGAAGTATGACCCGGATAGATTATACGCTTTGCTAAATGACGGAAAAGAATTTGCCGTGATACAGTATTTTGTTTTTGGTAAACTTATGCCTGAAATAAATTATTTTAAGAAAAAATAATTTATAGCGTTTGATTATCAGGTTGTTATTGCAGCTTTAACTTTTACGATAATCTTAAATAATACTATTTAATTTGTATTTTAGCCACAGTTTTTAAAGACACTAATTTTAATACTATTTATACATGAAATTTATTGTATCAAGTTCGACCTTACTTAAAAATCTTCAATCTATCTCCGGTGTTTTGAGTACCAATAACACCCTGCCAATACTTGATAATTTTTTATTTGAAATTGAAAAAGGGCAGTTGAAAATTGCTGCATCCGATTTGGAAACAACCATCGTTACAACCTTGGTTATTGAATCAAAAGATTCCGGAAATATTGCTGTGCCTGCAAAATTGCTATTGGAAACACTTAAAACTTTTCCGGAGCAACCGCTTACATTTCATATCGATGATAAAAAATTTGCGATTGAAATAAGTTCCGATTATGGTAAGTATAAGTTGGCCGGTTATTCAGGCGAAGAATATCCAAAAGCTCCTGAAATGCAATCTTCTTCATCAATTGAAGTAAATGGAAGTGTGCTATCTACTGCAATAAACAAAACATTATTTGCCGCAGGGAATGATGATTTACGTCCTGTAATGTCCGGAATGTTCTGTCAATTGTCCGAAGAAAGCGTAACCTTTGTAGCAACGGATGCGCACAAATTAGTTCGATACAGAAGAACAGATGCTAAATCTAAGGCAGCCTCTTCGTTTATATTGCCCAAAAAACCAATGAATTTGTTGAAGAATATCGTTGGGGCAAATGATGTAGTTAAAGTAGAATACAACAAAAGCAATGCATCGTTTACATTTGGTGCAACTAATTTAATTTGTAGATTAATTGATGGTAAGTATCCTAACTATGATGCTGTTATTCCTCAGAATAATCCGAATATTTTAATAGTAGATAGAAATGCATTTTTAAGTTCATTGAAAAGGGTGTCTATTTTCTCTAATAAAACTACCCACCAAGTTCGTTTAAAAATTGCTGGTAATGAATTAAACATTTCTGCAGAAGATCTTGATTTTTCTAACGAAGCAAGCGAACGATTGACTTGTCAATATGCAGGAGAGGATATGGAAATTGGATTTAATTCACGTTTTATAATTGAAATGTTGAACAATGTAACTTGCGAGGAAATTGAATTGCAAATGTCTGCTCCAAATCGTGCATCGCTTATTCTTCCTGCAAAGCAAGATTCGAATGACGAACATTTACTTATGTTGGTTATGCCGGTTATGCTGAATGCGTAATAAAAATAAAATAGAAT
This genomic window contains:
- the dnaN gene encoding DNA polymerase III subunit beta; the encoded protein is MKFIVSSSTLLKNLQSISGVLSTNNTLPILDNFLFEIEKGQLKIAASDLETTIVTTLVIESKDSGNIAVPAKLLLETLKTFPEQPLTFHIDDKKFAIEISSDYGKYKLAGYSGEEYPKAPEMQSSSSIEVNGSVLSTAINKTLFAAGNDDLRPVMSGMFCQLSEESVTFVATDAHKLVRYRRTDAKSKAASSFILPKKPMNLLKNIVGANDVVKVEYNKSNASFTFGATNLICRLIDGKYPNYDAVIPQNNPNILIVDRNAFLSSLKRVSIFSNKTTHQVRLKIAGNELNISAEDLDFSNEASERLTCQYAGEDMEIGFNSRFIIEMLNNVTCEEIELQMSAPNRASLILPAKQDSNDEHLLMLVMPVMLNA